A genomic window from Hypomesus transpacificus isolate Combined female chromosome 15, fHypTra1, whole genome shotgun sequence includes:
- the ppp1r37 gene encoding LOW QUALITY PROTEIN: protein phosphatase 1 regulatory subunit 37 (The sequence of the model RefSeq protein was modified relative to this genomic sequence to represent the inferred CDS: substituted 2 bases at 2 genomic stop codons) gives RVCVCLTISPSSSLPQELKDLTLRNECLDLKGEKLDYKACESLEEVLKRVQFKVVDLEQTSLDEDGASALFDMIEYYESATHLNISFNKHIGTRGWQAAAHMMRKTSSLQYLDARNTPLLDHSAPFVARALRISGSLAVLHLENAGLSGRPLMLLATALKMNMNLRELYLADNKLNGLQDSAQLGNLLKFNCNIQILDLRNNHILDSGLAYVCEGLKEQRKGLVTLVLWNNQLTHNGMGYLAAALPCTQSLETLNLGHNSVGNEGIHKLKDGLISNRSVLRLGLASTKLSCEGAVAVAEFIAESPRLLRLDLRENEIKTGGLMALSLALKVNTSLLRLDLDREPKKETVKSFIETQRALLAEVQNGCKRNFILAKEKEETEQQMRQSASMAEIATEDGTGVEEEDGGGDGGGGGGGGGGEGLETQGKEGGKTAMERKKGRTQRGXRXGTANQQRVQGGGALPLESDSDTEEEEEEEVLSKPAARTASPHLTAFSPLPGPPQTPLSASRTSHCQSPSPTAMSGITITESSAAPGTPPSPGRCISVSSPGRGHKIFMVTRVESPPDQNQVLQHLQSKAGPPAGPPSKQPTVSQGKQTMTELGAQTSRTQQLVQTFTHPLAQDQPQPYTVPQASSSQPIQAEGQSPADHTQTSPTPQTTEADLLLDAKQPDSRSGFDAPHPTPDPPQPDEGVGGSMEGVEGSTEGLVGSVEGDVVRVEGEVVGVEGVEGITKGEVEVVSVEGEVDGTQAVEEPSTPAGLLSEEAGGLAGHMGLAAAELSQPPEPALPEPSADSPAPDPLAEEEKEEKEGTDCQPDLSAIQQQTTEGVEEGAMVEDAGMVEDKKESPQIQDTESCIWEENQEQDEGISHPQVSKTETNAIQQETLAYLLTDPLTNIDTELQQLSLPVEALQLPQAQLQQQAQSHPHVDLQEAPARLLSQQQGARERTEEDDSQQSQEEEPAPKLARVEQEEEEERQPPPMEACLQRALPVPEEKDPQQSAQLEDSLQGPVSADPSSPQTESGAPPSTLEASLDEEEGAGVEGPGGAGVGDSALPNGLKPEFSLHLLDPDSPKPSPYIMEHTSVTAELSCEQNLEELLLEASLESGREAP, from the exons cgtgtgtgtgtgtgtctgacaatcTCACCCTCTTCTTCTTTGCCTCAGGAGCTTAAAGATCTGACTCTGCGAAATGAATGCCTCGACCTTAAAG gtgagaaGCTGGACTACAAGGCCTGTGAGTCTCTGGAGGAGGTTCTGAAGAGGGTTCAGTTTAAGGTGGTGGACCTGGAGCAGACCAGCCTGGATGAAGAT GGTGCGTCAGCGTTGTTTGATATGATTGAATACTACGAGTCGGCCACACACCTCAACATCTCCTTCAACAAGCACATCGGCACCAGAGGCTGGCAGGCCGCTGCCCACATGATGAGGAAG accaGCTCCCTGCAGTACCTGGACGCCCGGAACACCCCCCTGCTGGACCACTCTGCTCCCTTTGTGGCGAGGGCGCTCCGCATCAGCGGGAGTCTGGCCGTGTTGCACCTGGAGAATGCCGGGCTGTCAGGGAGACCGCTCATGCTgctgg ccacaGCTCTGAAGATGAACATGAATTTGAGAGAGCTCTACCTGGCCGACAACAAGCTCAACGGCCTCCAGGACTCCGCCCAGCTGGGCAACCTGCTCAAGTTCAACTGCAACATCCAGATCCTGGACCTCCGCAACAACCACATCCTAGACTCTG gcctGGCCTATGTGTGTGAGGGCTTGAAGGAGCAGAGGAAAGGTCTGGTTACCCTGGTGCTCTGGAACAACCAGCTCACACACAACGGCATGGGCTACCTCGCTGCTGCACTG ccctgcaCCCAGAGTCTGGAGACCTTAAACCTGGGCCATAACTCTGTTGGGAACGAGGGCATTCACAAGCTGAAGGACGGCCTGATCTCCAACCGCTCAGTGCTGCGTCTGGGCTTGGCCTCCACCAAGCTGTCCTGTGAAG gtgCGGTGGCGGTGGCAGAGTTCATAGCGGAGAGCCCTCGCCTGCTGCGTCTGGACCTGAGGGAGAACGAGATCAAGACGGGCGGCCTGATGGCTCTGTCCCTCGCCCTGAAGGTCAACACCTCCCTGCTGCGCCTGGACCTGGACCGGGAGCCCAAGAAGGAGACc GTGAAGAGCTTCATCGAGACACAGCGCGCCCTGCTGGCCGAGGTGCAGAATGGCTGCAAGAGGAACTTCATCCTGgccaaggagaaggaggagacggAGCAGCAGATGAGGCAGTCGGCCTCCATGGCCGAGATCGCCACCGAGGACGGgacgggggtggaggaggaggacgggggaggagatggaggaggaggaggaggagggggggggggggagggtctggagacccaggggaaagagggaggaaagacagcaatggagaggaagaagggaaggaCACAGAGGGGGTAGCGGTAGggaacagccaatcagcagcgagttcagggggggggggcgttaccGCTGGAGTCGGACTCggacactgaggaggaggaggaggaagaggtgctCTCTAAACCAGCCGCCAGGACCGCCTCCCCCCACCTGACTGCCTTCTCCCCACTGCCTGGGCCCCCCCAGACTCCCCTCAGTGCCTCAAGGACCTCCCACTGCCAGTCTCCCTCCCCAACCGCCATGTCAGGGATCACCATCACAGAGTCCTCAGCCGCCCCAGGaaccccaccctctcctgggCGCTGCATCTCCGTGTCTAGCCCAGGGAGGGGCCATAAGATCTTCATGGTGACCCGAGTGGAGAGCCCCCCAGACCAGAACCAGGTCCTCCAGCACCTGCAGAGCAAGGCTGGGCCGCCCGCCGGCCCCCCATCCAAGCAGCCCACCGTGTCACAGGGGAAGCAGACCATGACAGAGCTGGGGGCACAGACCTCCAGGACACAGCAGCTGGTCCAGACCTTCACCCATCCCCTCGCCCAGGACCAGCCCCAGCCTTACACCGTGCCCCAGGCCTCCTCATCCCAACCCATCCAGGCTGAGGGCCAAAGCCCAGCAGATCACACCCAAACATCACCAACACCACAGACCACAGAGGCAGACCTTCTCCTAGACGCTAAACAGCCAGACAGCCGGAGTGGATTTGACGCTCCCCACCCCACACCAGACCCCCCGCAACCTGATGAGGGGGTAGGAGGTAGTATGGAGGGGGTAGAAGGTAGTACAGAGGGGCTGGTAGGTAGTGTGGAGGGGGATGTAgttagggtggagggggaggtagtTGGTGTGGAGGGGGTAGAAGGTATTACAAAGGGGGAGGTGGAAGTG gttagTGTGGAAGGGGAGGTAGATGGTACACAGGCAGTAGAAGAGCCTTCTACACCAGCAGGCCTACTGTCAGAGGAGGCGGGAGGCTTAGCAGGTCATATGGGCCTGGCTGCAGCAGAACTCAGCCAGCCACCTGAAccagccctgccagaaccctccgcTGATTCACCAGCTCCAGACCCTCTCgctgaagaggagaaggaggagaaggaggggacagACTGCCAACCAGACCTGTCGGCTATCCAGCAGCAGACTactgagggggtggaggaaggagcGATGGTGGAGGATGCAGGGATGGTGGAGGACAAGAAGGAGAGTCCACAAATACAGGATACAGAAAGTTGTATTTGGGAGGAGAATCAAGAGCAGGATGAAGGCATATCACATCCACAAGTGTCCAAGACTGAAACTAATGCAATACAGCAGGAAACATTAGCATATTTGCTAACAGACCCACTGACTAATATAGACACAGAGCTACAGCAGCTATCATTGCCAGTTGAGGCCCTGCAACTGCCCCAGGCACAGCTCCAGCAACAAGCTCAGTCACATCCCCATGTTGACCTGCAGGAGGCGCCAGCAAGACTGTTATCTCAGCAGCAGGGTGCCAGGGAGAGAACAGAAGAAGACGACAGCCAGCAGAGCCAAGAAGAAGAGCCAGCTCCCAAGCTAGCCAGAgtagagcaggaagaggaagaagagcgtCAGCCACCTCCCATGGAGGCCTGTCTGCAGCGAGCTCTTCCTGTGCCAGAGGAGAAAGATCCACAGCAATCAGCCCAATTAGAGGACAGCTTACAAGGCCCTGTGTCTgctgacccctcctccccccagactgAGTCTGGAGCACCCCCATCCACGTTGGAGGCCTCgttggacgaggaggagggtgcGGGGGTGGAGGGcccggggggggccggggtggGGGACTCGGCCCTGCCCAATGGTCTGAAGCCTgagttctctctccacctgctgGATCCTGACTCCCCCAAGCCAAGCCCCTACATCATGGAGCACA cgagTGTGACAGCAGAACTGAGCTGTGAACAGAACCTGGAAGAGCTGCTGCTGGAAGCCAGTCtggagtctgggagggaggCTCCATAA